The proteins below come from a single Rhodohalobacter sp. SW132 genomic window:
- a CDS encoding CheR family methyltransferase encodes MAKKSDTQSTDEEKSIKSEDLFPVVAIGASAGGLNAFKKLLRATSKEPGMAFLFVQHLDPDHESLLPDILRKETEMPVVEMSEECTIEPNHVYVMPSDKLMSVSDGKLQLTDRPEKKKSERVLPIDLLFSALANVYESHAIGVVLSGTASDGTKGLKTIKDGGGITFAQNVETAEYNGMPGSAIQAGVVDFVLPPEEIPKKLLEIKHFIKTGDALETPEERDDEGDFMQIITLLRVRKGTDFTYYKQTTIRRRILRRMAINKIKKVSAYLEYLRKHKEEQDTLYSDFLIPVTSFFRDPEIFENLSDKFLPDLIDRIPDDKTVRVWVAGCSTGEEAYSLAILFRELLETRSVGTPGKKVQIFASDLSESAIDKARLGTYSATEMAGVSEKRIKKYFTNSNGNFQVNRQVRDMCVFAVHNFLKDPPFGKIDLISCRNVLIYFEPYLQKKALTTFHYVLNPNGILLLGKSETTSGVPDLFSEVAKSDKIYSRKEASSKFVQVVNRRSELDYNRRQKSEVAEKKSPDFQKTADEYMLKNYTPAGVVVNEAMDIVQYRGKTGPYLEQSSGKPSHNLMTLAVPGLAFELRNVLHKAKQGHEEVKKENIPVKLNDELHSISIEAIPLPNTIEPHFLILFHDTSSEKNRQGSETEGAETDEVPDTDKNLRIQQLEQELVDTREDMRNITEDQEVAIEELQSANEELMSSSEELQSLNEELETSKEELQSTNEELIVLNQEMSSLNEQIEAERNYSESIVANIREPLLVLDKNLRIRTVNNAFYKQFKLKEEETVGSLIYDLGDKMWDFPEIKKLLEDIIPENPVVVDYEVIHNFPGIGELHMLLNAREVAKDDESENLILLSVEDITEQVKEKEKRRKIQEQHTKELEEKIEERTVELKNAIEELREMNKELVETNKELEAFTYISSHDLQEPLRKIQTFAGLVLEKENQNLSDKGKTYFNVMQGAAKRMQKLIDDLLAFSRLNTSERTFETVDLGTIIEEVLTNFNDVIKEKQATIELQEMCEVDVIVFQFRQLMHNLISNALKFSKPGEKPHIKIKSTVVDGSELKAKDLSPDQKYCHISVTDNGIGFEEKFNEKIFEVFQKLHSKNEYPGTGIGLATVKKIVTHHNGEIFVDSAPNKGTTFDIYIPVSGTSVAE; translated from the coding sequence ATGGCTAAAAAGTCAGATACCCAGTCAACTGACGAAGAAAAGAGTATAAAATCTGAAGATTTATTCCCTGTTGTTGCTATTGGAGCATCAGCCGGGGGGTTAAATGCATTCAAAAAATTACTCAGAGCCACGTCGAAAGAGCCCGGCATGGCTTTTTTATTTGTACAGCATTTAGATCCGGATCACGAAAGCCTGCTGCCCGACATACTTCGAAAAGAGACAGAAATGCCTGTAGTGGAGATGTCAGAGGAGTGTACAATTGAGCCCAACCACGTCTATGTGATGCCCAGTGATAAGTTGATGAGTGTATCAGATGGCAAACTGCAACTCACAGATCGGCCCGAAAAGAAAAAATCAGAACGTGTTCTTCCCATCGACCTGTTATTTTCAGCACTTGCTAACGTTTATGAATCACACGCCATTGGGGTGGTGCTGTCAGGTACGGCATCGGATGGCACGAAAGGGTTAAAAACCATAAAAGATGGCGGGGGCATTACCTTTGCGCAAAATGTAGAGACGGCAGAATACAACGGAATGCCCGGCAGCGCTATTCAGGCCGGAGTCGTTGATTTTGTACTCCCGCCGGAAGAGATCCCGAAAAAATTACTCGAGATTAAGCACTTTATTAAAACCGGCGATGCTTTAGAGACCCCCGAAGAAAGGGATGATGAGGGTGACTTCATGCAAATTATCACCCTGTTACGAGTTCGAAAGGGCACGGACTTTACCTATTACAAACAGACCACAATCCGCAGGCGAATTCTTCGGAGGATGGCGATTAACAAAATCAAAAAGGTTTCCGCCTATCTCGAATATTTAAGAAAACACAAAGAGGAACAGGATACATTGTACAGTGATTTTCTGATTCCGGTTACCTCATTTTTCCGTGACCCGGAAATATTTGAAAATCTATCCGACAAATTTTTGCCGGATCTAATAGACAGAATTCCCGACGATAAAACCGTCCGGGTATGGGTAGCGGGTTGCAGCACGGGGGAGGAAGCCTACTCTCTGGCCATCTTGTTTAGGGAACTGTTGGAGACGCGTTCTGTGGGAACCCCTGGAAAAAAAGTGCAGATCTTTGCATCTGATTTAAGCGAATCCGCAATCGATAAGGCTCGCCTGGGCACCTATTCGGCTACGGAAATGGCAGGGGTTTCTGAAAAACGAATCAAAAAGTACTTTACCAATTCAAATGGAAATTTCCAGGTAAACCGGCAGGTTCGGGACATGTGTGTTTTTGCCGTTCATAATTTTTTGAAAGATCCGCCATTTGGCAAAATTGACCTGATAAGCTGCCGTAATGTGCTGATCTATTTTGAGCCATATTTACAGAAAAAAGCACTCACCACGTTTCATTATGTGCTAAACCCAAACGGGATATTATTGCTCGGCAAATCAGAAACAACCAGTGGCGTACCCGACCTGTTTTCTGAAGTTGCCAAAAGTGACAAAATATATTCACGTAAAGAGGCTTCCAGTAAGTTCGTTCAGGTGGTGAACCGGAGATCGGAGCTTGATTATAATCGGAGGCAAAAAAGCGAAGTTGCGGAAAAGAAGAGTCCCGACTTCCAAAAAACGGCTGATGAGTATATGCTCAAAAATTACACCCCTGCCGGTGTAGTGGTAAACGAAGCGATGGATATTGTACAGTATCGGGGCAAAACGGGCCCGTATTTAGAGCAATCGTCCGGGAAACCGAGCCATAATCTAATGACACTGGCCGTTCCGGGCCTGGCTTTTGAACTTCGAAATGTTCTGCATAAAGCAAAACAGGGGCATGAAGAAGTAAAAAAAGAGAACATCCCGGTTAAGCTGAATGATGAGCTTCACTCTATCTCCATCGAGGCTATTCCGCTTCCCAATACCATAGAACCACATTTTTTAATACTGTTTCACGATACCTCTTCAGAAAAAAACAGACAGGGTTCTGAAACGGAAGGCGCAGAAACAGACGAAGTGCCGGATACCGATAAAAATCTTCGCATTCAGCAATTAGAGCAGGAGCTGGTTGATACAAGGGAGGATATGCGTAACATCACGGAGGATCAGGAAGTTGCCATCGAAGAGCTCCAGAGCGCCAACGAAGAGCTGATGAGCAGCAGTGAAGAGCTCCAGAGTTTAAATGAAGAGTTAGAAACAAGTAAGGAGGAACTTCAAAGCACAAATGAAGAGCTGATTGTCCTGAACCAGGAGATGAGCAGCTTAAATGAACAGATTGAGGCTGAAAGAAATTACTCCGAATCTATTGTCGCAAACATTCGCGAACCGCTGCTGGTGCTGGATAAAAATCTGCGGATAAGAACGGTTAATAACGCCTTTTACAAACAATTTAAGCTTAAAGAAGAGGAAACCGTTGGGTCACTGATTTATGATCTCGGGGATAAGATGTGGGATTTCCCTGAGATCAAAAAATTGCTCGAAGATATTATTCCCGAAAACCCTGTTGTTGTTGATTATGAAGTTATTCACAACTTCCCGGGTATTGGGGAACTTCACATGTTGCTGAACGCCCGTGAAGTTGCCAAAGATGATGAATCTGAAAACCTGATCCTCCTGTCAGTAGAAGACATTACTGAACAGGTAAAAGAGAAAGAAAAACGCCGCAAAATTCAGGAGCAACATACCAAAGAACTGGAAGAGAAAATAGAAGAACGGACGGTTGAGTTAAAAAATGCTATTGAAGAACTCCGGGAAATGAACAAGGAATTGGTGGAAACAAACAAAGAGCTGGAAGCTTTTACCTATATATCAAGCCACGATTTGCAGGAGCCGCTCCGAAAAATTCAAACCTTTGCAGGCCTGGTACTCGAAAAAGAGAATCAAAACCTGTCCGATAAGGGGAAAACCTATTTCAATGTAATGCAGGGGGCTGCAAAACGGATGCAGAAGCTTATTGATGATCTGCTTGCGTTCTCACGGCTCAACACGTCAGAGAGAACGTTTGAAACCGTGGATCTGGGCACTATTATTGAAGAGGTTTTAACAAACTTCAACGACGTTATTAAAGAGAAACAAGCCACTATTGAGCTGCAAGAAATGTGTGAGGTAGATGTCATTGTCTTTCAGTTCCGGCAACTGATGCACAATCTTATCAGCAATGCGCTCAAATTTTCAAAACCGGGAGAAAAACCGCACATAAAGATCAAAAGCACTGTTGTAGATGGCAGTGAACTGAAGGCAAAAGACCTGTCTCCGGATCAAAAATACTGCCACATTTCAGTTACTGATAACGGTATCGGATTTGAGGAAAAATTCAATGAAAAAATATTCGAGGTATTTCAGAAACTTCATTCAAAAAATGAATATCCGGGTACGGGAATCGGGCTGGCAACTGTGAAAAAAATTGTGACCCATCATAATGGGGAAATATTTGTTGATAGTGCGCCGAACAAAGGAACAACATTTGATATTTATATTCCGGTTTCGGGTACTTCAGTGGCTGAATAG
- a CDS encoding response regulator: protein MKNHKTPMHVLLTDDDEDDRLIFKEILGEMDRNINLRMVNDGKQLMDYLTTENNPLPHIIFLDLNMPNMSGVECLKEIRSHEKYNDISIAIYSTSTSKKDIDDTFYHGANIYITKPAAYSELKKVLKKSLSVVRLNLNSEFDRSNFVLKI, encoded by the coding sequence ATGAAAAATCATAAAACTCCAATGCACGTTCTTCTAACCGATGATGATGAGGACGACAGGCTTATTTTCAAAGAGATCCTGGGTGAGATGGACAGGAATATCAACCTCCGGATGGTGAATGATGGTAAACAGCTGATGGATTACCTGACAACCGAAAATAATCCACTCCCCCATATTATCTTTCTGGATCTCAATATGCCGAATATGAGCGGTGTAGAATGCCTGAAGGAGATCAGAAGCCATGAGAAGTACAATGATATCTCCATTGCAATCTACTCTACGTCAACATCTAAAAAGGATATCGATGATACATTTTATCACGGAGCCAATATCTACATCACCAAACCGGCTGCTTATAGTGAACTAAAAAAAGTATTGAAAAAATCTCTTTCCGTTGTTCGTTTGAACCTGAACTCTGAATTCGACAGGTCAAATTTTGTACTTAAAATTTAG
- a CDS encoding Fic family protein, whose protein sequence is MENIKYHNLALLPPEEEVQPPLKLITEAYHAIGELKGRMYRDVINPNLIVGPLLNKEAVASSKIEGTQTTVEEILRYEAEGQKEDDPEIKEVLNYRQAIYESIDYLKKKPSGENLIKALHHTLLSSGRGKEKDPGNFRRTAVHLGKPGRNLDEAAYIPPKPNDITGLMKNWVEFVHNSELDLLVKVAISHYQFEAIHPFMDGNGRVGRLMIPIIMYEHEMIPYPYFYISDYFEQHRSEYYDALRLVDREQDWDVWVNFFLIAVKETAIQMQAKVVSMYDLYGQVKEEIVAMNSQYAQLFLDLLFERPIISVKDIQKKLEQPSTQTIYNLTKKFETAGIIREITGKKRNQVYAFDALLDIIK, encoded by the coding sequence ATGGAGAATATAAAGTACCACAATCTGGCTCTGCTGCCTCCCGAAGAGGAGGTACAGCCTCCGCTGAAATTAATTACGGAAGCCTATCATGCCATTGGAGAACTAAAGGGCAGAATGTATCGGGATGTGATTAATCCGAACCTGATTGTGGGCCCGTTGTTGAACAAGGAAGCAGTAGCCAGTTCAAAGATTGAAGGTACCCAAACCACTGTTGAGGAGATCTTGCGTTATGAAGCCGAAGGCCAAAAGGAAGATGATCCTGAGATTAAGGAGGTCTTAAATTATCGGCAGGCTATTTACGAATCAATTGATTACCTCAAGAAAAAACCATCGGGTGAAAACCTGATTAAGGCCCTGCACCACACCCTGCTTTCTTCGGGTCGGGGAAAAGAAAAAGATCCCGGCAATTTCAGAAGAACAGCCGTTCATTTAGGTAAACCCGGCAGGAATTTAGATGAGGCCGCATACATCCCCCCGAAACCGAATGACATCACAGGACTGATGAAGAACTGGGTAGAATTTGTGCATAATTCTGAACTGGATTTGCTAGTAAAGGTGGCTATTTCTCATTATCAGTTTGAAGCGATTCATCCTTTTATGGATGGTAATGGCCGGGTGGGAAGACTTATGATTCCTATTATTATGTATGAACATGAGATGATTCCCTACCCCTATTTTTACATTAGTGATTATTTTGAACAGCACCGGTCGGAGTATTATGATGCACTGCGGCTCGTTGACCGAGAACAAGATTGGGATGTCTGGGTAAATTTTTTCCTGATTGCAGTGAAAGAGACAGCCATACAGATGCAGGCAAAAGTGGTGAGCATGTACGATTTGTACGGACAGGTAAAAGAGGAAATTGTAGCCATGAACTCTCAATATGCCCAGCTGTTTCTTGACTTACTTTTCGAAAGACCTATTATTTCTGTTAAGGACATCCAAAAAAAACTTGAACAACCCAGTACACAAACCATCTATAATTTGACAAAGAAATTTGAAACTGCCGGAATAATCAGAGAAATAACTGGAAAGAAAAGAAACCAGGTTTATGCCTTTGATGCCCTGTTGGATATCATCAAGTAA
- a CDS encoding M50 family metallopeptidase, whose product MKKISKIVIQFLIGAAAGGGGMALYFYLRDLLQIQSVSWPEVIIILIAAIFIVVLVHEIGHFIAGKMVGFSFYMLTVGPFKIQKIGDKIRPGINKHLNTGGGLTLMVPRQSSPENSKMYWYIAGGPVASFTLGITTMLILLWFAGSTESPGFDVALYALYTTGFVSFVIGFTSIIPTGSEVFESDGNQILDLYRGGEKATIKQQTMSLSVTIWNGTRPRDIDKNLLDSVLLKAASKTSTQALNARLIAVYYHLDSKKIDEAEVILNSLIKDLEKNSNTLLEGTVFIEKAFISAAYRRDSKTAKTFFEKGKKGFVEYQTIARAESALLIINGEIERGMARAKQGLKVADHSMDKGGIIYEKEILKQLAKGDLPGQVVAN is encoded by the coding sequence ATGAAAAAAATTTCCAAAATAGTTATTCAATTCCTGATTGGTGCAGCTGCAGGTGGTGGTGGAATGGCACTCTATTTTTATTTGCGGGATCTGCTTCAAATTCAGTCGGTGAGCTGGCCTGAAGTAATTATTATTCTAATTGCGGCGATTTTTATAGTGGTTTTAGTACATGAAATAGGGCATTTCATCGCCGGAAAAATGGTTGGTTTTTCATTTTATATGCTTACCGTTGGACCATTTAAAATTCAGAAAATTGGCGATAAAATTCGACCCGGCATTAACAAGCATCTGAATACTGGAGGTGGGCTAACCCTGATGGTGCCACGTCAATCATCCCCCGAAAATTCGAAAATGTACTGGTATATCGCAGGAGGCCCGGTGGCAAGTTTTACATTGGGAATCACCACAATGTTGATCCTTTTATGGTTCGCAGGTTCAACTGAATCACCCGGTTTTGATGTTGCTTTATATGCACTCTATACTACTGGTTTTGTCAGTTTTGTGATAGGCTTTACTTCCATCATTCCAACAGGTAGTGAGGTATTTGAAAGTGACGGTAATCAAATTCTTGATCTTTATAGAGGCGGTGAAAAGGCGACCATCAAACAGCAAACGATGTCGCTTTCTGTTACAATCTGGAACGGCACCCGCCCCCGTGATATTGATAAAAATCTACTGGATTCTGTTTTACTGAAAGCTGCATCAAAAACCAGCACTCAAGCACTTAATGCCCGATTAATTGCTGTCTATTATCATCTCGATAGTAAGAAAATTGATGAAGCTGAAGTTATTCTAAACTCACTGATTAAAGATCTTGAAAAGAACAGTAACACCCTGTTAGAAGGAACCGTGTTTATTGAAAAGGCATTTATCAGCGCAGCCTATCGCAGGGATTCCAAAACAGCAAAAACGTTTTTTGAAAAAGGGAAAAAAGGTTTTGTAGAATATCAAACAATTGCGAGAGCTGAATCTGCACTTTTGATTATTAATGGTGAAATAGAAAGAGGAATGGCACGTGCAAAGCAAGGGCTTAAAGTTGCGGATCATTCAATGGACAAAGGAGGTATCATTTATGAAAAGGAGATTCTTAAACAACTTGCAAAGGGAGATCTTCCAGGTCAGGTTGTGGCTAACTAA
- a CDS encoding DUF1801 domain-containing protein, whose translation MDSEVAQKFDSYPDYIKPKMQNLRDLIFEVAETTDGVGKLNETLKWGEPAYLPSKKKTGTTIRIDWKSKSPEQVGMYVSCNTTLIDTFRTMFGDDLSFEGKRAVVFPVNEPIPRKELMICIRMALRYHLDKRE comes from the coding sequence ATGGATAGCGAAGTCGCACAAAAATTTGATTCTTATCCCGATTACATCAAACCGAAGATGCAAAACCTTCGCGATTTAATTTTTGAAGTAGCAGAAACTACTGATGGTGTGGGGAAACTAAACGAGACGTTAAAATGGGGTGAGCCGGCCTATTTACCTTCAAAAAAGAAAACTGGAACGACAATACGAATCGACTGGAAATCTAAGAGTCCTGAGCAAGTAGGTATGTATGTCAGTTGTAATACTACGCTGATTGATACTTTCAGAACCATGTTTGGGGATGACCTTTCGTTTGAAGGAAAGCGGGCAGTTGTGTTTCCGGTTAATGAGCCAATCCCCAGAAAAGAGTTGATGATTTGTATCAGGATGGCACTTCGATATCACCTGGATAAACGCGAATAA